The nucleotide window GCTCTGTATGTGATAAATACAGACACTCGGTGtcggcatacatatgtatatgtgtattaaaAATCTCTAAACGAATTCCAAATCAACTTTAGGTTTCTTATAACTATATTGTTGTACTAAATGCTGGTACACTGTACTGCAATAGAAAATGTTaagattatatacatacattgacaTGTTCAtggattatatatgtatgtatgtatacgcacaTAAAAGCAAGAAAGTTCCAAAGAGGACAATTCACGCTGCATTTCGCCGTTTGAAAGAATAAATAAGAAACCATTGGTAACGCAAAATTTGGCTACATTACTTTTGTTTTGTCTTATAAATGCTCGAATTTTTGAAACTAATGAACCTGACAGCAACACATTCATTAAGCTTTGATTTTTTCtacttaaataataattcatttttttatatcgcCCAATTGTAATAACTTAGATTATAAGTTTAGTACATTTATGGCATGAAAAAGTTCCTtgaaaatgcacaaaatttcgaaatacaagtgtaaaatttttaaacaaggcGAACAATGAAATGTGAATTATTTAATTGTACATACTTATTAACCCAGCAGATCCAGAACGTACCTTTTTTAAATCACGAAACGTGTTCTCGCAATATTAAAGCGCTATTTAAAGTGAAAGTCATTTAACcatgtaataatttaaaatgctttGTTAATTGATCATTTACCTGAGAAAGTACCAATTTTTCTATTCACTAATAGAGTAAGCTTTTCGCACACATTTACTATGTCGGGTTATTCTGCTTTCTTCATTGCCTGGTTCCGCATCAAAATCTGCACCGTGAGTTGATGATTTAATAAGTGCACAAGTCTTTATAAAATCTATAGTCGAGTAACCAAGCGTAGATTCTTCCTTCTTTTCCAATTGCTCAACACTACCACTATTTTGTTTCGTTGTATTTGTCACGTTTGTAATCGTTGCTGTCGTAATAGCCATTGGATTAGTCGTTGAAGTTACACTAGTATGTGTTGAATCAGTAAGTGATTCTGTTTTTGAAGCCAATTTCATACTTCCATCAGCGCCATCAACGGCAGTTAAAGAAAGACCACTTCCTACTTGTAGTTTGGGGGAACATTGTGTGGGACTTCGAGGTTGGTCTAAATCAAGAACAATATAATTGACTGCATTTGTTCCTGCTGATTTCGTTTGCTTTAATTGAGGGTCACAGGGAATATCTATTCCGCTATGACTCCTTCCGGGCGTAGAAGACGACAAATTTTGCTTTGGTAGAATTAACTTCATCTCTTCACTATTTAGATTTTCATAACAGCGTTCTTGATCTCGTATCAGATTACGCATTCCTGCTATGCCACCAAAACCAAAATTATTGGCAGCAAGTGAACAGCTATCAACGTTTGCATACATGTGTAATGCATCCGATGGTGGTGTAAGCATAGGCGCAAATTCATCTGGTGGAATATCTAGAGAAGAGTGCTTCACCAAATTTTTTCGAACTAAAGTATTAAATACACCATTGGAAGCGTTTGATAAATTATTGTTGTGTTCTACGTGCGACCGCAGAGGATATTCCGAGTACACATTGCTATTGGGAACTGGCATAGATGTATTCGGGGTATTCACATACATACCGAGACCAGAAGGAAAACGTGGACTTTGAATATGCACTACTTCGCTTGTGGCAAATGATAAACTTGGAACTGAATCTGGCGAGTCCAAACTTAGCGGACTACTACTGAATGAATCCCGAAGCACTCGAGAACGCTGTAAAATCGAGACTGCAGCCCCTGAACTTACTACCGGTGCAGGTTCCAAATAGTTATTTGCATTTTGAACAGTTTCTGGTCTACCCACTGTATGTGATGGATGGTCACGCTCCCGTTCGCTAAATGTAAATGCATCGTCTGTCACAAGGGAAACTGCATTTATATAAGTTTGAAATATATGATACAATTGCTCCGCTCGTTGACAACGAAAAGTATAAATGCCAGGGCCTGTGATACAACGACGCCCAGCTTCAAATGAGAATACATCGCCATTAAGCCCATATCTGCGTAGATGTTGCAAAGCCCATACAACACGTTGATTAGACCCCGTACGAAAAATAAGCTCCCTTGGTGTTAATTCCAGATATCCTGTGCGTCCTTGATCTGCCACTTCGGAGTGAAGTCTCACAGCACGAAAAACGTTTTCGCTTTttaaatcgcctaatttttttgtactgttGATGCATCCCATTAGACACGCAAAAACGGCTTCGGAATACTAAAGcaaaacattattaaaaaaattagtccGGTTCATAACCATGAGATGTCAAGTGCAAGTTTTCTACGACAAGTCGTACGTCAATGTTCACACAAGAGTACAAATCGTTTGATCTATTAATACATTCCTTTAAGGCTTAACCCCAACTTATGCGTTAGATAAATATGCAGCAATTTTcctcaaaatcaaaaatcaaatcaCACACAAGGGTACAAGTCGTttgatttattaataaaaccCTCTAAGGCttaaacaatttgtttatgAATGTTTAGCAATTGATTTCTAGATATATGTCATGTCATTCATTGCTAACAGTGTACTGTGGTGATTTGACAGACCGATTTTCATTTCCATAAAAGTTTTGAAGAGGTGACAAGTACATGCCTGGCTTCGATCGGATGTTTAGAGCAAAAATAGAATGCTAACGCCCCAAGTTTCGTAAACtgcattttagaaaataaaatccAGAACATAATCTTAACAAAACATGGAAAATAGTAATGTTTATTTaccaattaaataataaatttaatatgagcAATGATATTTAGATATgccaacaaatataaaaatattaaccatgaattttaagttagagacaatttttgagacttgagacgattttgctattctgtaagtgacagtcacaaaatctattacatttcatcattcagagatgtttttacacttgaatgaaaataattatgtcgataacaaatattaaattttctttaacatagtcaaaaaacataattatcaataaaaatataaatatatgttcaccttgtttcataatatttacgaaatttatgtaaaattgatttatttttaaccttttcgtgtttgagctgCTTACAACGtataaaaaacgacaatcgattaatatctatgatgatctctattcagtatattcaaaataggagacaagagttctttttagttttgtgacctgctaactatcaggtctcaaatttgaggcaatgttttgagactaacgctagacactgtttagtgaatagtaactagtcacaaattaagaatttacctcaaaatgtctcaagtagagactagagactggttacagaatcccgctattacaTACATTtggtaaatattatgaaaaaagtcagcttatgtttttatttttattgataattatgttttttggctatgttatagaaaataaaacatttgcttttgacttatttattttcattcaagtgtaaaacttctctgaatgatgaaatgtaatagattttgtgactgtcacttacagaatagcaaaatcgtctccaGTCTCAAAAagtgtctctaacttaaaatctcaaatttagagatttgagactgtatcacagtacagaatcgcacggttagaAGAATTATATAGAGCACTTATCGCATTCAAGTGGCAACTATTAGAAAAATGCAACACTGTGACGCTATAGATATCGAATTCgagaatttttcgaaaatggaAAGGCGGTGTCGTTTTGTCGCTGCTCTAGTGATTGCCAcctactttgaaaataatttttgtttttaaactggaaagttaaataaatcttttgttgagtgtatatttaataaatcatttagaaatatataacgataaaattgtttttttttttacttttgttgaaactaaaaatatttatcacgATCTATTTGGAGATAGTCTGTATTTGTAGCAAAACAAAATTGCTAACTGCAATTGATAATTTCCGTGTGCATTGTCCGGCAACGCTTATTGGCGTCTTTGTCGTCGCATTATATGCACCGCCTTTGGATCAAGCAAAGCGTTTCAATTCTTCAGTTACGGTCGAAATAAGCAGACATTTTTGTTTGAAACACTGTGAAGTGTGAAGAGAAAACGAATATAGAAAAGAAAGTTTTTGGAGTTGTTTCGAAATTCGGGTGGAAAGtgatatttattataaagacGCCGAATAGAATTAAGTTTAATATAATCTGAAAGGAGCAGgtaattagaaaaatttgatttgcaaAATTGAAGTTTTAGAATTTGCTTTGGTTAAGAATGGTATGAAAAGTGAAGTTTATAAAAGGAGTAGTGTATgagaattgaaagaaaattctgTATAACGATATGtgttattaaagaaaatagcTACCCACGGGAGAGGCAAAGTTATAGCAATGCACTTTTAAAGTTAATTCGTTTTTCTTTGTTTAGCTGAAGAAAATTTGACGTTATAggtaaaagtaaattaatttacttatacCTTTAGTAAGTAGTTATAACCGGAACATTGCTAAGTAGCATCGTACTACTAGAAATACAACACGACAAAGTGGATTGTCGACGGACTGCCGTGTAAAAGTCATCTTCTCCCCTCCTTGATTCCTGTCGTTCATTGTCGTTTTAAGAGCTGTGAAATGTGTTCAATTTGGGTGTGCCTTCCGCAGCTCTGCCAGAGTTGCGGTCGCGTCGTCGCCAAAGGCGAAGTCACAGGCGCCGGTATAGTAGCAAGTTGGATTATacggctttgttgttgctggtgtatTGCACTCGAGTCGAAGTCGACCATCGCTGTCGCCTTCGCCTTAATACTTCGTGTGTATTTTCACTCGTTTGTTGCGTCCATATGCTAAGTTCGTTCATTCTACTCGTTATTTATCGTTTATTCGTGCAATCGCTTATTCCTTTTTGGtcctttttgtttgtattttctttgtatttctactattcatatatatacttttttatttaagagatAGTgttaaaatagcaaaatttatATGTGAAATACTTGAAACAATCATAAATGtagtttgttatatatattGGCTTTATGTACTTTTACATACTAAataacgtatacatatatactatctATGTACAGCTTTAgattacaaaaacatttttaaattcacataaattaatgaaatgagtAATCGAGACAATATTATAAGATATATAACATTTTCCTAAGTAAGAGTAAATATTACTAACATTAGCGTcatatattacaatatttatcgTAACCAGTTACTTACATTCAACAAAAGGGCGTTATTCCTCAAAATAAGttttcatatacacatatgtatgta belongs to Bactrocera dorsalis isolate Fly_Bdor chromosome 1, ASM2337382v1, whole genome shotgun sequence and includes:
- the LOC105225647 gene encoding uncharacterized protein LOC105225647; the protein is MGCINSTKKLGDLKSENVFRAVRLHSEVADQGRTGYLELTPRELIFRTGSNQRVVWALQHLRRYGLNGDVFSFEAGRRCITGPGIYTFRCQRAEQLYHIFQTYINAVSLVTDDAFTFSERERDHPSHTVGRPETVQNANNYLEPAPVVSSGAAVSILQRSRVLRDSFSSSPLSLDSPDSVPSLSFATSEVVHIQSPRFPSGLGMYVNTPNTSMPVPNSNVYSEYPLRSHVEHNNNLSNASNGVFNTLVRKNLVKHSSLDIPPDEFAPMLTPPSDALHMYANVDSCSLAANNFGFGGIAGMRNLIRDQERCYENLNSEEMKLILPKQNLSSSTPGRSHSGIDIPCDPQLKQTKSAGTNAVNYIVLDLDQPRSPTQCSPKLQVGSGLSLTAVDGADGSMKLASKTESLTDSTHTSVTSTTNPMAITTATITNVTNTTKQNSGSVEQLEKKEESTLGYSTIDFIKTCALIKSSTHGADFDAEPGNEESRITRHSKCVRKAYSISE